Proteins encoded together in one Mycobacterium noviomagense window:
- a CDS encoding acyl-CoA dehydrogenase family protein, with translation MTRLAQTLELTEFQTEILATVRQFVDKEVIPSAQELEHNDTYPQAIVDQMRDMGLFGLMIPTEYGGLGESLLTYALCVEELARGWMSISGVVNTHFIVAYMLRQHGTDAQKQHLLPRMATGEVRGAFSMSEPELGSDVAAIRTRAARNADGTYTIDGQKMWLTNGASSSLVAALVRTDEGAETPHRNLTAFLIEKPTGFGEVAPGLVIPGKIDKLGYKGIDTTELIFDGYAASADDVLGGTPGQGFYQMMDGIEVGRVNVAARACGVGIRAFELAVRYAQQRQTFGKPIAEHQAIAFQLAEMATKVEAAHLMMVNAARLKDSGERNDLAAGMAKYLASELCSEITQQSFRIHGGYGYSKEYEIERLMRDAPFLLIGEGTSEIQKFIISKRLLAEYRI, from the coding sequence ATGACCAGACTTGCGCAGACGCTCGAACTGACCGAGTTCCAGACCGAAATCCTTGCCACTGTGCGGCAATTCGTCGACAAGGAAGTCATTCCGAGCGCGCAGGAACTCGAACACAATGACACCTACCCGCAGGCCATCGTCGACCAGATGCGCGACATGGGCCTGTTCGGGCTGATGATTCCCACCGAGTATGGGGGACTGGGCGAGTCCTTACTGACCTACGCACTGTGTGTCGAGGAACTCGCACGCGGCTGGATGAGCATTTCGGGGGTGGTCAACACCCATTTCATCGTCGCGTACATGTTGCGCCAGCACGGAACGGACGCGCAGAAACAGCACTTACTGCCTCGTATGGCCACTGGCGAAGTGCGCGGGGCTTTTTCGATGTCCGAGCCGGAGCTGGGCTCCGACGTCGCGGCGATACGGACCCGGGCCGCACGCAATGCCGACGGCACCTACACCATCGACGGGCAGAAGATGTGGTTGACCAACGGTGCCAGCTCGTCACTGGTTGCCGCGTTGGTGCGCACCGATGAGGGAGCCGAGACGCCGCACCGCAATCTGACGGCCTTCCTCATCGAAAAGCCCACCGGGTTCGGCGAAGTGGCACCAGGTTTGGTGATCCCCGGCAAGATCGACAAACTTGGCTACAAGGGCATCGACACGACTGAACTGATCTTCGACGGGTATGCGGCAAGCGCCGATGACGTTCTCGGCGGTACACCCGGACAAGGCTTCTACCAGATGATGGACGGCATCGAAGTCGGCCGGGTCAATGTCGCGGCCCGGGCTTGTGGTGTGGGTATCCGGGCCTTCGAACTCGCGGTGCGATACGCACAACAACGCCAGACCTTCGGCAAACCGATCGCCGAACACCAGGCCATTGCTTTCCAATTGGCCGAAATGGCAACCAAAGTGGAAGCCGCGCATTTGATGATGGTCAATGCTGCCCGCTTGAAAGACTCCGGCGAGCGCAACGACCTCGCTGCCGGTATGGCCAAATACCTGGCCAGCGAACTGTGCAGCGAGATCACCCAGCAGAGCTTCCGGATCCACGGCGGCTACGGCTATTCCAAGGAGTATGAGATCGAGCGGCTGATGCGCGACGCGCCGTTCCTGCTCATCGGCGAGGGAACCAGCGAGATACAAAAGTTCATCATCAGCAAGCGACTGCTTGCCGAATATCGGATCTGA